One genomic window of Providencia hangzhouensis includes the following:
- a CDS encoding fimbrial protein, which translates to MLFNKKLAVLAVLAGSMVAGSALAADGKKGAEVTFKAQLRAQSCDVSSTTTGSVVDWGTFTKDVTDALAPNAVLGDEKSFDLVLSNCSADAADTSMNVFAQGQAAAGFPALFANQESKALAVKLASGAVNITPNADAVVVIDPKVAKDGGAVIPMKANLILTKTGVPTDKLSVPVTFTVSYN; encoded by the coding sequence ATGTTATTCAACAAAAAATTAGCGGTTTTAGCAGTATTAGCAGGTTCTATGGTAGCAGGTTCTGCATTAGCTGCAGATGGTAAGAAAGGTGCGGAAGTAACATTCAAAGCCCAATTACGTGCTCAATCTTGTGATGTGTCTTCAACTACTACAGGTTCTGTTGTTGACTGGGGAACTTTCACTAAAGATGTAACTGATGCTTTAGCACCAAATGCAGTTTTAGGTGATGAAAAATCTTTTGATTTAGTTCTGTCTAACTGTTCTGCTGACGCAGCTGATACTTCAATGAACGTATTCGCTCAAGGTCAAGCAGCAGCTGGTTTCCCAGCACTGTTTGCTAACCAAGAATCTAAAGCTTTAGCAGTTAAATTAGCTTCTGGTGCAGTTAATATTACTCCTAACGCAGATGCAGTAGTGGTTATCGACCCTAAAGTTGCTAAAGATGGTGGTGCTGTCATTCCTATGAAAGCTAATCTGATTCTTACCAAAACTGGTGTACCTACTGATAAATTATCCGTACCAGTAACATTTACTGTATCTTATAACTAA
- a CDS encoding fimbrial biogenesis chaperone — protein sequence MKAKESFLRKKVVNDCYRALILLFSLITTTNVYAAGGVGLNATRIIYVQGESSVSVGARNNTNINYLAKFSVSMNNDGSASKTPFSVTPPLIKINSGATQDIRIFAQPNSLPTDRESVFYFSATMIPATDGPLEGSAMNIGYNNIIKVFYRPSKLSISPYDAYKNLEVSSSSTGIIINNNSPYYISLNKLSVNGVKIDLNMKKRNTMISPFDSFSYITPANSRNGIVKWTVINDLGGEESFSGKIN from the coding sequence ATGAAAGCAAAAGAATCGTTTTTAAGAAAAAAAGTAGTTAATGATTGTTATAGAGCTTTAATTCTACTGTTTTCATTAATTACTACTACTAACGTTTACGCTGCAGGTGGTGTTGGTTTAAATGCGACCCGAATAATATATGTCCAAGGTGAAAGTAGTGTATCGGTTGGCGCTCGAAATAATACAAATATTAATTATTTAGCAAAATTTTCGGTAAGCATGAATAATGATGGTTCAGCATCAAAAACGCCTTTTTCAGTTACACCTCCATTAATTAAAATCAACTCAGGGGCAACGCAAGATATTAGGATTTTTGCTCAACCGAATTCATTACCAACAGATAGAGAGAGTGTTTTTTATTTCTCTGCTACTATGATACCTGCTACTGATGGTCCTTTAGAAGGATCTGCAATGAATATTGGTTATAATAATATTATTAAGGTTTTTTACCGACCTTCAAAATTATCTATCTCACCATATGACGCATATAAAAACTTAGAGGTAAGCTCTAGTAGTACAGGTATTATTATTAATAATAATTCACCATACTATATTTCTTTAAATAAGCTCAGTGTTAATGGTGTTAAAATTGATTTAAATATGAAAAAGCGTAATACAATGATTTCTCCTTTTGACTCTTTCAGTTATATAACTCCGGCAAATAGCCGTAATGGTATAGTTAAATGGACAGTTATTAATGACTTAGGTGGCGAGGAATCTTTTAGTGGAAAAATCAATTAG
- a CDS encoding fimbrial protein — protein sequence MEKSISNKIKAFILSAIYIVIGMCFFIGRVSALDIEVIGNVSKGTCEVSYESMTVKFDKPLLTPQIKPNVDDETYVKPFSLKYSCTDFNLSDGPAPFKMKITPGIGTLVDNSNKIYPTNNITGAAFVLKNCDENKLNCKVVNLNAGGEISFDVTANSQLENHFEVNVVQLGTTQPIPGELVASVDIVLLQP from the coding sequence GTGGAAAAATCAATTAGTAACAAAATAAAGGCATTTATTTTAAGTGCTATTTATATTGTAATAGGCATGTGTTTCTTTATTGGAAGAGTTTCAGCTTTAGATATTGAAGTTATCGGCAATGTATCTAAAGGAACGTGTGAAGTATCATATGAATCGATGACGGTTAAATTTGATAAACCATTATTAACACCTCAAATTAAACCGAATGTTGACGATGAAACCTATGTGAAACCCTTTTCTTTAAAATATAGTTGCACTGATTTTAATCTATCTGATGGTCCAGCACCATTTAAAATGAAAATAACGCCTGGGATAGGAACTTTAGTTGATAATAGTAATAAAATATATCCAACTAATAATATTACTGGAGCTGCGTTTGTTTTAAAAAACTGTGATGAGAATAAGCTCAATTGTAAAGTCGTAAACCTCAATGCTGGCGGTGAAATTAGTTTTGATGTTACAGCTAATAGCCAATTAGAGAATCATTTTGAAGTAAATGTTGTCCAGCTTGGAACTACTCAGCCAATACCTGGAGAACTAGTTGCCTCTGTTGATATAGTATTACTTCAACCATAA
- a CDS encoding fimbrial protein encodes MKPLNKICCRVTLAFYVMFFSYSSTALVPGTHDFTFDLTVPKNTCDIAVTSDSGKKNIVDFGNVPLSKFGADASSGKIKKAFDVVISNCKTNSFDNNYIKLTGNYTINDGFLDNPGKTFAVRISANDNANQSSADFITETNNVLWSNIKTQNVTKTFYAYVMCKNQVADCSIDQNIGAFKATLTLSYYAD; translated from the coding sequence GTGAAGCCTCTAAATAAAATATGTTGTAGAGTTACATTGGCTTTTTACGTGATGTTTTTTTCTTATTCTTCAACAGCTTTAGTACCAGGTACACACGATTTTACGTTTGATTTAACTGTGCCTAAAAATACCTGTGATATTGCTGTCACTAGTGATAGTGGTAAAAAGAATATTGTTGATTTTGGAAATGTGCCTTTATCTAAGTTTGGGGCGGATGCATCTAGTGGAAAGATTAAGAAAGCTTTTGATGTTGTAATCAGTAACTGTAAAACTAATAGCTTTGATAATAACTATATTAAATTAACTGGCAACTACACAATAAATGATGGTTTTTTAGATAATCCAGGAAAAACGTTTGCTGTAAGAATCTCTGCAAATGATAATGCAAATCAATCATCTGCAGATTTTATTACAGAAACTAATAATGTTTTATGGTCGAATATTAAAACTCAAAATGTAACTAAAACATTTTATGCTTATGTCATGTGTAAGAACCAAGTTGCTGATTGCTCGATAGATCAAAATATTGGGGCATTTAAAGCAACACTAACATTGTCATATTATGCAGATTAA
- a CDS encoding fimbrial biogenesis chaperone has protein sequence MIRLILTIILAWHFTLHAGGLSLGQSRVIFTDSDKNKVVSIRNEGESPLLIQMLLLDIKDEKNADSFIISPPLFKIKSKTEHAVRIYPDNVSKLPKDRESGFYLKVRGIPPTSKKLEEGDTPEIVFVTAIIIKLYYRPNGIPEPNKNNFEQVKLKNKDGRWQFHNPTPYYMTIVDFNMNGKNYNDSILVSPFSYYKLENTNESINVASWRFLDDNGAGTEVFRIN, from the coding sequence ATGATACGGTTGATATTAACAATAATACTAGCTTGGCACTTTACCCTTCATGCTGGAGGATTATCTTTAGGCCAAAGTAGAGTTATTTTCACAGATTCAGATAAGAATAAGGTTGTTAGTATCCGTAATGAGGGTGAAAGCCCTTTATTAATTCAAATGTTATTATTAGATATAAAGGATGAGAAGAATGCTGATAGTTTTATAATTAGCCCTCCTTTATTCAAAATTAAAAGTAAAACAGAACATGCAGTTAGGATATATCCTGATAATGTTTCTAAGCTACCTAAAGATAGAGAATCAGGATTCTATTTGAAAGTAAGGGGTATTCCACCGACTAGCAAGAAATTAGAGGAAGGGGATACGCCTGAAATAGTTTTTGTAACAGCTATAATTATTAAATTATATTATCGGCCTAATGGTATACCTGAGCCAAATAAGAATAATTTTGAACAGGTAAAGTTAAAAAATAAGGATGGAAGGTGGCAATTTCATAATCCAACCCCTTATTATATGACAATTGTTGATTTTAATATGAATGGTAAGAACTATAATGATTCCATTTTAGTTTCACCATTTAGTTATTATAAATTAGAAAATACTAATGAAAGTATAAATGTAGCAAGTTGGCGTTTTCTTGATGATAATGGTGCTGGAACTGAAGTGTTTAGAATTAATTGA
- a CDS encoding fimbria/pilus outer membrane usher protein, which translates to MENKILKLGLLSSLISLSLYSYGDDYFDPSMLESQLGIDASQLDLSQFNSSNTIPAGVYRLQIEINRNILSEQDVNFVANSKGLVVPEFDKTILENWGVNVKALPGLNNLSPDVKILSLNDYIKDATVRVDVSKLKLIVTVPQIYMDNKVQGYIDPSMLDTGVSALFLNYFISGNKNKTDSSSGTNKSDSLFGTLNSGLNLGPWRLRSNMSYSYSKSNGDTESSTDFTNTYIMRALHSIKSTMMVGEISTGSDVFDSIPFKGIKISSDEAMLPNSQRGFAPEVAGIAQSNAQVTIRQNGYVVYQTYVSPGAFRIKDIYSSGNAGNLDVTVKEEDGTEKTFTVAYSSLPVMLRPGGYKYETSVGRYDGGYTVDSKRSDFFLGSLIYGLPTNSTLYGGLLFADNYFSAVAGLGVSLGTFGALSMDITHATANMDGDLGDRAGQSYRVRYSKSMMSTGTSIDLTALRYSTRSYFSFADFNNYDYKLKDGVAPWINQRQRASFTTSITQRLGEYGSVFLSGSISDYWEINREVRQMVMGYNGTYNKINYGITYSIDRIKDNTSWPENRMVSVNVSIPFSIFTNNVLAKDIYSTYSFSQNNDGYIDQQAGISGNLLDNKIYYGITQGYGNKGVGNSGSLSAGYSGSSGNISSAYSYSKNSQSMNASVNGGLLLHSGGVLFGRTMGDSMAIIEAEGAAGTKVSNQDVEVNNRGYALYPYISPYNANVINMDVNTLPNDVLLRETSKTVYPAAGAIVKVKFDTKVGYQAVINLKMSNGTVLPFGAVASLIEENATEENTGIVGDNNQLFMSGLPDSGKLQIRWGANSNQQCLASFSNLGSINISKGQAIRTISINCQ; encoded by the coding sequence ATGGAAAACAAAATATTAAAACTTGGTTTGCTATCTTCATTGATAAGCTTATCTCTGTATTCATATGGTGACGATTATTTTGATCCGAGCATGCTTGAAAGTCAGCTAGGAATTGATGCTAGCCAGTTAGATTTATCTCAATTTAATTCATCCAATACTATTCCGGCAGGTGTTTATCGCTTACAGATCGAAATAAATAGAAACATACTATCCGAACAAGATGTTAATTTTGTTGCAAACTCAAAAGGTCTTGTTGTACCTGAATTTGATAAGACAATCTTGGAAAATTGGGGGGTTAATGTAAAAGCACTGCCGGGGCTTAATAATTTATCTCCAGATGTTAAAATATTATCACTTAATGACTACATTAAAGACGCAACAGTAAGAGTTGATGTTAGTAAGTTAAAATTAATAGTCACTGTCCCTCAAATATACATGGACAATAAAGTTCAAGGATATATTGATCCATCAATGTTAGATACTGGTGTTTCTGCATTATTTTTGAATTACTTCATTAGTGGTAATAAAAATAAAACAGATTCATCGTCTGGAACAAATAAAAGTGATAGTTTATTTGGAACATTGAATAGTGGCTTAAATTTAGGTCCTTGGAGACTGAGATCCAATATGAGTTACTCTTATTCTAAGAGTAATGGCGATACTGAATCATCTACTGACTTTACTAATACATATATAATGAGAGCCCTTCACTCCATTAAATCTACAATGATGGTTGGTGAAATATCTACAGGTAGTGATGTTTTTGATTCTATTCCATTCAAAGGAATTAAAATATCAAGTGATGAGGCAATGCTTCCTAATAGCCAACGAGGCTTTGCTCCTGAAGTTGCAGGTATTGCTCAGTCTAATGCGCAGGTTACTATTAGACAAAATGGCTATGTTGTTTATCAAACATATGTGTCACCTGGAGCCTTTAGAATTAAAGATATATATTCTTCAGGTAACGCGGGTAACTTAGATGTTACGGTCAAGGAAGAAGATGGAACTGAGAAAACTTTCACAGTTGCGTATTCCTCATTACCTGTGATGCTTAGACCTGGTGGCTATAAGTATGAGACCAGTGTTGGTCGCTATGATGGTGGGTATACCGTTGATTCTAAACGATCTGATTTCTTTTTAGGATCTTTAATTTATGGTCTACCTACAAATAGTACATTATATGGTGGCCTATTATTTGCGGATAATTATTTTTCAGCAGTAGCTGGCTTAGGTGTATCACTAGGCACTTTTGGTGCTTTATCTATGGATATTACCCATGCTACGGCTAATATGGATGGCGATTTAGGAGACCGCGCTGGACAATCATACCGTGTTCGTTATTCGAAAAGTATGATGTCGACAGGGACTTCTATCGATTTAACAGCTTTACGCTATTCTACTCGATCTTATTTTAGTTTTGCTGATTTCAATAACTATGACTATAAGTTGAAGGATGGGGTTGCGCCTTGGATTAACCAACGTCAGAGAGCGAGTTTTACCACTTCTATAACGCAAAGATTGGGAGAATATGGTAGTGTTTTCTTATCAGGAAGCATCTCTGATTACTGGGAAATCAACCGTGAAGTTCGTCAGATGGTGATGGGATATAACGGAACTTATAACAAAATAAACTATGGTATTACATACAGCATAGATAGGATAAAAGATAATACATCTTGGCCTGAAAATAGAATGGTATCAGTAAATGTCAGCATACCGTTCAGCATATTTACTAACAATGTGTTAGCGAAGGATATATATAGTACTTATTCATTTAGCCAGAATAATGACGGCTATATTGATCAGCAAGCAGGAATTTCAGGTAACTTGTTAGATAATAAAATTTATTATGGTATTACGCAAGGGTATGGGAATAAAGGCGTCGGGAATAGTGGTTCTTTAAGTGCTGGTTATTCAGGTTCCTCGGGTAATATTTCCTCTGCATATAGCTATTCTAAGAATAGTCAATCAATGAACGCAAGTGTCAATGGCGGCCTATTATTACATTCGGGTGGTGTTCTATTCGGGCGTACTATGGGGGATAGTATGGCGATCATTGAAGCTGAAGGTGCAGCTGGTACTAAGGTAAGTAACCAAGATGTAGAGGTTAATAATCGAGGTTATGCATTGTATCCTTATATATCTCCTTATAACGCAAATGTTATAAATATGGATGTCAACACACTACCTAATGATGTTCTTCTTAGAGAAACCAGTAAAACGGTTTATCCCGCAGCAGGGGCAATTGTTAAAGTTAAATTTGATACTAAAGTTGGATATCAAGCTGTTATCAACTTAAAAATGTCGAATGGTACTGTGCTGCCGTTTGGGGCTGTAGCATCGTTAATTGAAGAAAATGCAACCGAAGAAAATACAGGTATTGTTGGCGATAATAATCAGTTATTTATGAGTGGGTTACCTGATTCTGGTAAATTGCAAATTCGTTGGGGTGCAAATAGCAACCAACAATGTTTAGCGTCATTCTCTAACTTAGGCAGCATTAATATAAGTAAAGGACAGGCAATCCGTACTATCTCTATTAATTGCCAATAA
- a CDS encoding fimbrial biogenesis chaperone, translating into MFFRSLGLVPLFLSLFFGFISVSWGENRTLVFPYQRTTFIEGEKSVSFRILNDTDKTPYLMQSSVELLDEGSGLDIKENNINIPFMVTPPLHKLEAGNSYTWRVMFIGDSDKLAKDRETVYIVKYRAIPPLDKNMRENNSSIDVNTIQVLHFKVYYRPKQFANLTIENEQKKISFRREGNNIIVKNNSPIYMSFESLAVNGVSVDYKELFKPIKPLSEQIFISDSKIRDVNTITWSVLDELVLELPKNTSTL; encoded by the coding sequence ATGTTTTTCCGTTCACTAGGGTTAGTTCCATTATTTTTATCTTTATTTTTTGGTTTTATAAGCGTATCTTGGGGGGAGAATAGAACATTAGTTTTTCCCTACCAAAGAACAACATTTATTGAAGGTGAGAAAAGTGTGTCATTTAGAATTTTGAATGATACAGATAAAACACCTTATTTAATGCAATCATCTGTTGAATTATTAGATGAAGGTAGTGGTCTTGATATAAAAGAAAATAATATAAATATTCCTTTTATGGTCACTCCTCCACTTCATAAGCTGGAAGCTGGCAACTCTTATACTTGGCGAGTTATGTTTATTGGTGATAGTGATAAATTAGCGAAAGATAGGGAAACGGTTTATATTGTAAAATATAGAGCTATCCCTCCATTAGACAAAAACATGCGAGAAAATAATAGTAGTATTGATGTAAATACTATTCAAGTCCTTCACTTTAAAGTTTATTATAGGCCTAAGCAATTTGCTAATTTAACCATAGAAAATGAGCAAAAAAAGATTTCCTTTAGGCGAGAAGGAAATAATATTATAGTTAAAAATAATTCACCAATTTATATGTCCTTTGAAAGTTTGGCTGTTAATGGAGTATCCGTTGATTACAAAGAATTATTTAAGCCAATTAAGCCACTATCAGAGCAAATATTCATTTCAGATAGCAAAATCCGTGATGTAAATACGATTACATGGAGTGTGTTGGATGAATTAGTATTAGAATTGCCTAAAAATACATCCACACTGTAA
- a CDS encoding isoaspartyl peptidase/L-asparaginase family protein, whose amino-acid sequence MQDIMYKLKDYEKEKLSTFLFFILYFLFFFSSLAFSKSDTNFRLVIHGGAGDITERLLTLELQKEHEEKLKEALQAGYSILAQGGDSIDAVQAAVIVMEDSPLYNAGKGASLTTDNKVELDASIMDGRDRKAGAVAGVSNVKNPIMAAYKVMTKTPYVMMGGTGAEQFAKSEGLDIVDESYFITEKRSEQLKKVKEISRKLDQEKGINASLFIDPLMFDYKYGTVGAVAVDSRGNVAAATSTGGSTNKHYGRIGDSPIIGAGTYADNNTVAISTTGLGEVFIRGVAAYDVVAQIKYGNTPLAEATMNTLNSVKDMGGTGGIIAVDNKGNFVMQFNTKGMFRGMIDQNGVSQVAMFGF is encoded by the coding sequence ATGCAAGATATAATGTATAAACTGAAGGATTACGAGAAAGAAAAACTATCTACCTTTTTATTTTTTATTCTTTATTTTTTGTTTTTTTTCTCATCTCTAGCCTTTTCAAAATCCGATACTAACTTTCGTCTTGTCATCCATGGCGGAGCAGGGGATATTACAGAACGTTTACTCACTCTTGAATTACAAAAAGAGCATGAAGAGAAATTAAAGGAAGCATTACAGGCAGGATATTCCATTTTAGCTCAAGGTGGCGATAGTATAGATGCCGTTCAAGCGGCTGTGATCGTAATGGAAGACTCTCCGCTATATAACGCAGGTAAAGGGGCTTCTTTAACTACAGATAATAAAGTGGAATTAGATGCTTCTATCATGGATGGTCGCGATCGCAAAGCTGGCGCCGTAGCGGGTGTATCGAATGTAAAAAACCCTATCATGGCCGCCTATAAAGTGATGACTAAAACCCCTTATGTGATGATGGGAGGAACCGGAGCTGAACAATTTGCGAAATCAGAAGGGTTAGATATTGTTGATGAATCCTATTTTATTACTGAAAAACGCAGCGAACAATTAAAGAAAGTGAAAGAGATCAGCCGGAAACTCGATCAAGAAAAGGGAATTAACGCCTCGCTATTTATAGACCCGCTAATGTTTGATTATAAGTATGGCACTGTGGGTGCTGTTGCCGTTGATAGCCGCGGAAATGTTGCCGCAGCAACCTCTACAGGTGGCAGTACTAATAAACATTATGGCCGAATTGGTGATTCACCCATTATTGGAGCTGGAACATATGCGGATAATAATACAGTTGCAATTTCTACAACTGGTTTAGGTGAGGTCTTTATCCGAGGTGTTGCTGCTTATGATGTTGTTGCTCAAATAAAATACGGCAATACGCCATTGGCTGAAGCCACAATGAATACTTTGAATTCAGTGAAAGATATGGGAGGCACTGGAGGTATTATCGCTGTAGATAATAAGGGCAATTTTGTTATGCAATTTAATACTAAAGGTATGTTTCGCGGGATGATTGATCAAAATGGTGTTTCACAAGTTGCAATGTTTGGTTTTTAA
- a CDS encoding FidL-like protein produces MKKYIAVSLFLIATASTASFVINKNNHNVQICHSEILWIKDNNTQNGLSLKSKINLQISTKNYGRMNMYGYLKDDKKIYRLNRAIYFNYLAIDHNGNYVVTFKSSSVTNSDNIPEKLFSNFIQLEKDKIKYYINITKMSDNLYIIKDESSSAFTCQLQ; encoded by the coding sequence ATGAAAAAATATATTGCCGTATCGTTATTTTTAATCGCAACCGCATCAACCGCATCCTTTGTTATCAATAAAAATAATCACAATGTTCAAATCTGCCATTCTGAAATATTATGGATTAAAGATAATAATACACAGAATGGGTTGAGCTTGAAATCAAAGATTAATTTACAAATTTCAACAAAAAATTATGGTCGCATGAATATGTATGGCTACTTAAAAGATGATAAAAAAATCTACCGGCTTAATAGAGCAATTTATTTTAATTACTTAGCGATTGACCACAATGGTAACTATGTTGTTACCTTTAAATCTTCATCAGTAACCAATTCAGATAATATACCTGAGAAGCTATTTTCTAATTTCATTCAATTAGAAAAAGATAAAATCAAGTACTATATTAATATAACTAAAATGAGTGATAATCTTTATATTATCAAAGATGAATCTTCTTCTGCTTTTACATGCCAACTCCAATAA
- a CDS encoding winged helix-turn-helix domain-containing protein codes for MNESHDYTIDEKYIFEKNTSLIYSKDDKNQFIELSKPAARLFDEIISLNLKKGLATRDELLTNVWEEYGLVGSNNNLNTYISEIRKKLEQVSIDPKCIVTVPKKGFRLDSHIVIHVKSDEQNNEVSPLHISKHGYIENSELSQKLPDNTVSENLSLDENTNNSELLTGEDNSSNINTTLAIKNKNKKTLNKKTLKILLLAISTIAICYLINLFFWYYMAKENPTSDYLSVSSREKCIIQAPVNMLAKVSSDNINLIHSKLDKYNIRCDEPKRIILLSDLNQAYSIDKNISLSICSSINIKHDCISINDQRI; via the coding sequence ATGAACGAGTCACATGACTACACTATTGACGAAAAATATATTTTCGAAAAAAACACAAGCTTAATATACTCAAAAGATGATAAAAATCAATTTATTGAATTATCTAAACCTGCTGCTAGATTATTCGATGAGATTATCTCATTAAATTTAAAAAAAGGACTCGCAACACGAGATGAACTTTTAACGAATGTATGGGAAGAATATGGCCTTGTTGGTTCTAATAATAATTTAAATACTTACATTAGTGAAATAAGAAAAAAATTAGAGCAGGTCAGTATTGATCCTAAGTGTATTGTTACAGTACCCAAAAAAGGATTTCGTCTTGATAGTCATATCGTTATACACGTAAAATCTGACGAACAAAATAATGAAGTTAGTCCCCTTCATATAAGTAAGCATGGCTATATCGAAAATTCAGAGTTATCTCAAAAACTCCCTGATAACACAGTATCAGAAAACTTATCACTTGATGAAAATACCAATAACTCGGAATTATTAACTGGAGAAGACAATAGTAGCAATATCAATACGACACTCGCGATTAAAAATAAAAACAAAAAAACATTAAACAAAAAAACTTTAAAAATATTGCTATTAGCTATTTCAACAATAGCGATATGCTATTTAATTAATTTATTTTTTTGGTATTATATGGCTAAGGAAAATCCAACGAGTGACTACCTGTCAGTCAGTTCACGTGAAAAATGTATCATACAAGCACCGGTTAATATGCTAGCTAAAGTTTCTAGCGATAATATCAATCTAATACATAGCAAGCTGGATAAATATAATATTCGATGTGATGAACCCAAAAGAATCATTCTTTTGTCAGACTTAAATCAAGCTTATTCCATTGATAAAAATATATCTCTCAGCATTTGTAGCAGCATTAACATTAAACATGATTGCATATCGATTAATGATCAGAGAATTTGA